ATCGGTGTCCCACCTTCTTTTTGCTGATGATAGCCTTTTCTTCTGTAAGGCGGAGCCCCGTGAATGNNNNNNNNNNNNNNNNNNNNNNNNNNNNNNNNNNNNNNNNNNNNNNNNNNNNNNNNNNNNNNNNNNNNNNNNNNNNNNNNNNNNNNNNNNNNNNNNNNNNNNNNNNNNNNNNNNNNNNNNNNNNNNNNNNNNNNNNNNNNNNNNNNNNNNNNNNNNNNNNNNNNNNNNNNNNNNNNNNNNNNNNNNNNNNNNNNNNNNNNNNNNNNNNNNNNNNNNNNNNNNNNNNNNNNNNNNNNNNNNNNNNNNNNNNNNNNNNNNNNNNNNNNNNNNNNNNNNNNNNNNNNNNNNNNNNNNNNNNNNNNNNNNNNNNNNNNNNNNNNNNNNNNNNNNNNNNNNNNNNNNNNNNNNNNNNNNNNNNNNNNNNNNNNNNNNNNNNNNNNNNNNNNNNNNNNNNNNNNNNNNNNNNNNNNNNNNNNNNNNNNNNNNNNNNNNNNNNNNNNNNNNNNNNNNNNNNNNNNNNNNNNNNNNNNNNNNNNNNNNNNNNNNNNNNNNNNNNNNNNNNNNNNNNNNNNNNNNNNNNNNNNNNNNNNNNNNNNNNNNNNNNNNNNNNNNNNNNNNNNNNNNNNNNNNNNNNNNNNNNNNNNNNNNNNNNNNNNNNNNNNNNNNNNNNNNNNNNNNNNNNNNNNNNNNNNNNNNNNNNNNNNNNNNNNNNNNNNNNNNNNNNNNNNNNNNNNNNNNNNNNNNNNNNNNNNNNNNNNNNNNNNNNNNNNNNNNNNNNNNNNNNNNNNNNNNNNNNNNNNNNNNNNNNNNNNNNNNNNNNNNNNNNNNNNNNNNNNNNNNNNNNNNNNNNNNNNNNNNNNNNNNNNNNNNNNNNNNNNNNNNNNNNNNNNNNNNNNNNNNNNNNNNNNNNNNNNNNNNNNNNNNNNNNNNNNNNNNNNNNNNNNNNNNNNNNNNNNNNNNNNNNNNNNNNNNNNNNNNNNNNNNNNNNNNNNNNNNNNNNNNNNNNNNNNNNNNNNNNNNNNNNNNNNNNNNNNNNNNNNNNNNNNNNNNNNNNNNNNNNNNNNNNNNNNNNNNNNNNNNNNNNNNNNNNNNNNNNNNNNNNNNNNNNNNNNNNNNNNNNNNNNNNNNNNNNNNNNNNNNNNNNNNNNNNNNNNNNNNNNNNNNNNNNNNNNNNNNNNNNNNNNNNNNNNNNNNNNNNNNNNNNNNNNNNNNNNNNNNNNNNNNNNNNNNNNNNNNNNNNNNNNNNNNNNNNNNNNNNNNNNNNNNNNNNNNNNNNNNNNNNNNNNNNNNNNNNNNNNNNNNNNNNNNNNNNNNNNNNNNNNNNNNNNNNNNNNNNNNNNNNNNNNNNNNNNNNNNNNNNNNNNNNNNNNNNNNNNNNNNNNNNNNNNNNNNNNNNNNNNNNNNNNNNNNNNNNNNNNNNNNNNNNNNNNNNNNNNNNNNNNNNNNNNNNNNNNNNNNNNNNNNNNNNNNNNNNNNNNNNNNNNNNNNNNNNNNNNNNNNNNNNNNNNNNNNNNNNNNNNNNNNNNNNNNNNNNNNNNNNNNNNNNNNNNNNNNNNNNNNNNNNNNNNNNNNNNNNNNNNNNNNNNNNNNNNNNNNNNNNNNNNNNNNNNNNNNNNNNNNNNNNNNNNNNNNNNNNNNNNNNNNNNNNNNNNNNNNNNNNNNNNNNNNNNAAAAAAAAAAAAAAAAAAAAGACGAAGGAATAGGAAAGATCACTGAGAATTCCACCAACCCACGGTTCGAAACCCATTGACCTCGTTCCAATCCAAATCACGCTTTAATTTTTCTTCGCCGGGAGAAGATGAAGCCGCGCTTCTCCAATTGATTCAACATGGCTTCTTCTTCTTCATCCCAACGACGCTGCGTCTTCGGTACTCTCTCTCTCTCTCTCTCTCTCTCTCTCTCTCTCTCTCCTTGGATCTCAATCCCTTTCGATTTTTAAAACAATCGATCTTTCATATTTTTTCTCAGTTGGGAACATTCCTTACGACGCAACGGAAGAACAACTCCGAGAGATTTGCGGAGAGGTTGGACCCGTTGTCTCCTTCAGGTCAGTCTCCTTCTTCTTCAATTGGGAACTTAAAATCGTGTTTAGGGTATTAATAAAGGAAGCACCTTTCTTCTTCCTGATTTTCAGATTGGTTACTGATAGAGAAACGGGTAAACCAAAGGGATACGGGTTTTGCGAGTATAAGGACGAAGAGACAGCGCTGAGTGCTCGTCGTAATCTCCAGAGTTATGAAATCAATGGTCGTCAGTTAAGAGTTGATTTTGCTGAGAATGATAAAGGAACCGACAAACCCCGAGATCAGGTTCTACTCCTCTCCTTTTATCTAAATGTCGAAGCTTCCATCTTAGGACAATAAGTTATAACTAAAGGTGGTAACTTTTGATTAAGGGTCAAGGAGGAACTGGTTTGCCTCCTCCTGTTGCTGCTACTGGTATGTTTTTGTCAGTGTTCTAAAAATCGGTTTAGTTGGCGCCTGCTTGACAAATCGGACCTAAAAAGAACAATTATTCTTGAATGGTTTTTTTTTTATATAAAAATTGGTATAGATGCTCAAAAAAACCGGTTTAGGTTTCTGCCTAATCAATAATTTCATGTAAAACGCCTAACTACCACCGCATAGCTATTTCTTGAACATTGGTTTTTGTTTTAGCATGTGAAACTTTACTTGACTAGAACTATCTTTAGAGAGATAAAACTTGTGGTTGTTGTTTGGTGACAGAGTCTCAAAAGCAGGTTGGAGGGGCTGTGGATTCGAGTATGCATCAGCCGGTTGGTATCCACCTTGCTATGCAAGCCGCGTCTGTTATGGCAGATGCGCTAGGTGGTCCACAGGTCGGTTCGCAAAGTACGCTGCTGGTTCCAGCTAGTGATCCCCTGACTCTTCATCTTGCCAAGATGTCTAGAACTCAGCTCTCTGAAATTATAACGTCCATTAAGGTGTGAAGTTGTTCCCTTGATTGTGTATTGACGCATTGTTGAACTCTTGTGTACGAATGGTGTGAATGTGATTGTGACTGTGTTTTTTTTCTTAATGGTCAGTTAATGGCTACGCAGAATAAGGAAGAAACTCGTCAGTTGTTGGTTTCAAGACCTCACTTGCTAAAAGCTGTCTTTCTGGTACTACTTTCACATCTCCTGATTCTCCAAATCATTTTTCTCTTGTGCAATCTTTGTATTCCCTTAACTAGATGAGTCGATCTCCCAGGGTGTTACATTATGTTTTGTACACCATCTTTTGAACCTATACCTTCTCTGCTATTGTAGGCACAAATAATGCTTGGAATTGTGAGTCCACAAGTCGTAAGTTTCCATCTCTCTGAATAGTTTTGTGCGTCTTCCTTATCTATCTATCTGCTATTTCTTAAGAGGGCTGTTTCCATTCTTGAATTGTGCAGTTACAGACGCCAAATATTGTCCAGGCCCCAAACCATATGACAGGGTCTTCAATTCAAGACACACATCTCTCTGGATCTAGTCAAAGCCTTTTACCACCACTTGCACAAAGGCCTCAACAGCTAAACCGCCCTCCCCATAGTCAGTTTCCTGTTCAACAGTCTTCTAAACAACCTTTTAGTCAGATTCCACAACCAGGTGTGAATCCTCCTCCTAGATACCAAGTTAAAGGTCTCAGCGAAACCGCTTCTCCATTCCAACGCCAAAAACAAGTGGTTCCAGCTTCTAATGCTATCCAACCATCTCAAGTACCTCGGCCACCATTAACAAAATCTGCGATGCAGGTTTAGTGTGGACTATATGATCCTTTCCATTACGTTCTTACTTGTATTTGTCTTATAGAGTCTCTCTAAAGATTACTTCACGTCTATACTTTACAGCAAGGTGGGCAAATGGCATCACTAAACTATGGCAAAAGAATAAACAATGAGGGACCTCATGAATCAATAGATAGACCATCGAAGATGATGAGAGTGGACGATCGGAGAAACCCTCCATTTCATACAGGCCATGCGTCTAATTCAATGCTTCCAAATCCATTACAGCTACAAGAGAAAGCGCCTCAGGTATAAACCAATTTCACATAATTTGGAAGCTTAATTGGATGAGAAAATCGTTGATTGATTTATCTTTTTTTGGTCTAGGCGCTTCTGTCCCCGGATGTTCAGTCAACATTGCTCCAGCAAGTGATGAACCTTACGCCGGATCAGCTGAGGATGCTGACCCCAGAACAACAGCAAGAGGTGGTGAAGCTGCAGCAAGCTCTCAAGCAACAGGACCACGTGATGCAGCCTTCATAGCTTTGAGGTTGTTCTCTTATATGCAAATCACCATAGAAAGAAGAAGGCTCTCTCTCTCTCTCTCTCTCTCTCTCACACCTGAAATTGGAGAGTGTGTATTATTAGTGTAAGCATTAATTTGTCTTATAGAAGAACTGTGCAGCCATCAAAATATAAAGGAAAAAGAGAAAGTTATACGTCCAAACAACTGTGTTCTATCTCTTTCCTTCTCTTGTTATTTCGTCTTTTGTTTTCTGCTCAAGTCAAACTCTCCTCCATTCGTTTTCATCATGTGGACACTACTAGTTTGGTCATTGGTGAAGATTTTTAGTACCTTTAGTGAATAAAACATTTTACTTCTTCAATGAATAAGAATTGCGACTAAGCTTAAAAATATGCAAATGAGATTACATAAAACATTACAGTACTGCGGTTGAATAATAAATCACATGTATACTGTCTGTAAAATGTAAAAAG
This genomic interval from Brassica oleracea var. oleracea cultivar TO1000 chromosome C2, BOL, whole genome shotgun sequence contains the following:
- the LOC106322718 gene encoding cleavage stimulating factor 64-like: MASSSSSQRRCVFVGNIPYDATEEQLREICGEVGPVVSFRLVTDRETGKPKGYGFCEYKDEETALSARRNLQSYEINGRQLRVDFAENDKGTDKPRDQGQGGTGLPPPVAATESQKQVGGAVDSSMHQPVGIHLAMQAASVMADALGGPQVGSQSTLLVPASDPLTLHLAKMSRTQLSEIITSIKLMATQNKEETRQLLVSRPHLLKAVFLAQIMLGIVSPQVLQTPNIVQAPNHMTGSSIQDTHLSGSSQSLLPPLAQRPQQLNRPPHSQFPVQQSSKQPFSQIPQPGVNPPPRYQVKGLSETASPFQRQKQVVPASNAIQPSQVPRPPLTKSAMQQGGQMASLNYGKRINNEGPHESIDRPSKMMRVDDRRNPPFHTGHASNSMLPNPLQLQEKAPQALLSPDVQSTLLQQVMNLTPDQLRMLTPEQQQEVVKLQQALKQQDHVMQPS